In Pseudomonas flavescens, the sequence TCGCCTCGAACGCATCGCCGAACTCAGCGGTGTCGAGCTGACCCGCCTGGATCGTCGCCTGCAGCTGTCACTGGGCCTGGGCCTTATCGAGCCAGGCTGAAGTTCCGCACGCAAATGATGCATCTGCACAGTAACTGACCTGCGCTTTGCCTTTCTCGTTGTGCGGGTGAACAGGGTGTCGCCCGCTGTTGCTGGGTGACAATGCACGGCACCTGGCAAATCACATAACAACAATGAGGAAACCGGCATGGCTCTGGTTCTGATCCTGGTCGCGCTCATCGCGTTTATCGTGGTGTCGACTACACGTCTCAAGCTGCATCCCTTTCTTGCCCTGCTGATCGCCGCGATAGTCGCCGGCTTCGCTTATCAACTGCCCCATCAGGACATTCTCAAGACTGTCGCCACCGGCTTTGGCGGCATCCTCGGCAACATCGGTGTGGTGATCGTGCTGGGGACCATCATCGGTGTGATTCTCGAGCGCAGCGGCGCCGCCATCACCCTGGCGGAAACCGTGATCAAGCTGCTCGGCGAACGCTTCCCCACGCTGACTATGTCGATCATCGGTTACATCGTGTCGATCCCCGTGTTCTGCGACTCCGGCTACATCATCCTCAACTCGCTGAAGAACGCCCTGGCCGCACGCATGAAGGTCTCCATGGTGGCGATGAGCGTCGCTCTGGCCACCGGCTTGTACGCCACGCATACCTTCGTGCCACCGACCCCCGGGCCGATCGCAGCTGCCGGCAACCTTGGTCTCGAATCGAGCCTGGGTCTGGTGATCGCCGTCGGTCTGTTCGTCGCCATGGTGTCCGCGCTGGCCGGCCTGCTCTGGGCTAACCGCTTCATCGGCAAGGACATCGCTCTCGAGGACGACGGCACGCCAATGCCGGGCGCCGAGGATTTCGAGGCGCTGAAGGCGCAGTACGGAAAACTGCCGAGCGCCACCCAGGCCTTCGCGCCGATCCTGGTGCCCATCGTGTTGATCTGTCTGGGATCGGTGTCGGTATTCCCCAGTCGCCCGCTGGGCGATGGCACGCTGCAGGCCGTGCTGAGCTTCCTCGGTCAGCCGGTGGTGGCATTGCTGGTCGGTCTGGTGCTGGCTTGTACCTTGCTCAGGGGCAACGGCAAGCGCCAGCAACTGCATGACCGGGTGACCGACGGCATTCTCTCCGCCGCGCCGATCATCCTCATCACCGGTGCTGGTGGCGCTTTCGGTGCGGTGCTCAGCGCTTCGCCGCTGGGCGCTTATCTGGGCAGCACCTTGTCCGCATTGGGTATCGGCCTGTTCATGCCATTTCTGGTCGCTGCAGCGCTGAAGACAGCACAGGGTTCCACCACCGTGGCCATGGTCACCACGTCGGCGATGGTCGCGCCACTGCTCGGGCAGATCGGCCTGGATAGCGAGATGGGCCGGGTGCTCACCGTACTGGCGATCGGTGCTGGCGGCATGACCGTTTCCCACGCCAACGACAGCTACTTCTGGGTAGTGACCCAGTTCAGCCGCATGCCGGTAGCCGTTGCCTACCGCGCGCAAACCATGGCTACGCTGATTCAAGGTGTGGTCGGTATCACCACGGTTTGGCTGCTGAGCCTGGTACTTCTCTAAGAACCTGCTCCATGTCTGCTGTGCGTCGGTACTGCGCTGTAAAAAAGGCATTGCCCTAGCTCGCCAGGCCTAGAGAAGGTTCTCAGCCGTTTTCATACGGGACGCCCCGCGGCGTCCCGCTGCATCGAGGTCTTGCCATGAAAATCGTCATCGCTCCTGATTCGTTCAAGGAGAGCCTGAGTGCGCCCGACGTGGCCCAGGCCATCGCCCGCGGCTGGCTCGCCGTTTACCCGGATGCCGAGATCGCGTTGTGCCCCATGGCCGACGGCGGCGAAGGAACGGTGGATGCCGTGCTCGCCGCCACTGGCGGCGAGCGTCGTGAGCTGCGCGTTCAGGGCCCCCTGGCCACACCGGTGCAGGCCCATTGGGGCTGGCTGGGCGATGGTACGGCGGTAATCGAGATGGCCGCTGCCAGCGGCCTGCACTGGGTGCCGAGTGCGCAACGTGATGCCCGAGTGACCAGCAGCTACGGCACCGGGGAGCTGATTCGTGCGGCGCTGGACGCCGGTGCCACGCGGATCATTCTCGGCCTCGGTGGCAGTGCCACCAACGACGGTGGCAGCGGACTGCTGCGTGCATTGGGTGCGCGCTTTCTCGATGCAGGTGGCAACGAATTGCGGCCGGGCGGGGCGGCACTGGCCACGCTGCAGCGCGTCGACCTCAGCGCACTGGATCCCCGTCTGCAGGATGTTCAGGTCGATGTTGCCGCAGACGTCGACAATCCTCTGTGCGGGCCTCATGGCGCGTCGGCTGTGTTCGGTCCGCAGAAGGGCGCCAGCCCGGAGCAGGTCAAGGAACTGGATGCCGCCCTGGCGCGTCTGGCCGAAGTGGTCGGTGAAGCGCTTGGCGAAGACTTCAGCGCTTTCCCCGGTGTCGGTGCTGCCGGTGGCCTCGGTTTCGCTGCCAAGGCGTTTTTCGGTGCGCGCTTTCGTCCGGGTATCGAACTGGTTGCCGAGCTGTCAGGCCTTGCCGAGGCGGTGAAGGGGGCCGACCTGGTGATCACCGGAGAGGGGCGTCTCGACGCCCAGAGCCTGCATGGCAAGACGCCGGTCGGCGTCGCGCGGGTGGCGCAGGCTCAGGGAGTTCCGGTGATCGCCCTGGCCGGCAGCCTGGGGGAGGGGTATCAACAGGTGCGCGAAGCCGGTATCGAAGCCGCCTTCAGCCTGGCGCCAGGGCCTATCACCCTGGAGCACGCCTGCGCCAATGCCGCGCAGGAGCTGCAAGCCCGGGCTGCCGATTTAGCCAGGTTCTGGCGCCTGGCTCAGGCTGCGCGACGCTGATCGGGAACCGATGATTGCGTAATGGCACGGTGACGAACGTAGCCGGCTGCTGTCTATACTCCTGTCAGGGGAGAGGCCCTGTTGCGTCGCCCATCCTGTACCGCTGCTGAACGGGTGATGCAATTTATGGGCATTCACAGTGACCGTCCTGGCGGCCGTGCTGTCATAGCGTTATCAGTCCAGTCTGGAGAATCGTCATGCATAAACCTGGTATTTTCGTTGTCCTGTTTGCCGCAGCGACTCTCACCCTTGGCGGCTGCGCATCGAGCCTGACCGGCGACAGCTATTCCCGCGATGAAGCGCGTGCCGTGCAGACCGTGCGCATGGGTACCATCGAATCCCTGCGTCCGGTGAAGATCGAAGGCACCAAAACGCCAATCGGTGGTGGTGCCGGCGCCGTCATCGGTGGCGTGGCAGGCAGCGGCGTTGGCGGTGGTCGTGGTTCGGCCGTGGCGGCGGTGATCGGTGCTGTAGCTGGTGGTCTGCTGGGTGCAGCTGCCGAAGAAGGCATCACCCGTACGCAAGGCGTTGAAATCACCGTGCGTGAAGACGACGGCAGCATGCGCGCCTACGTGCAGGCCGTTGAGGAAAACCAGATTTTCCGCGTTGGTGAGCGTGTCCGCATCATGACCGTCAACGGCACCAGCCGTGTGACCAACTGATGTTCGTCTGACGGCGCCATGTGCGCCGTCGGTACCATTGCACGAAAGCCGGACCGGCATGCCGATCCGGCTTTTTTCATGGGCGTTATTCGCTAAAAACCGCCATTTAGAGCGTTCGCAAGAGAGTCAGTCGGGCCACGCCGAAATCTCTCCGAGGATAGTTTTAGTAATAATTCTATCCATGACCTTGAGTCGATAGTTAAGCATAATCGAGCTCGCTTTCCTGGTTAGCGCGCTCGCAGCTCACGACTGGAAAAACAAGTCGAACGCCATGGGTGTTTCGCCAGTCAGTTAGAGCGACCGCGCATTATGCGCAGACTTGATCGAAACTGACTTGGCATGCTCCGAGTTGGACTGCTACAGGCGGTTTCTCCGCCTGCCGGGTTGGCATCACGCACACCATCGCAGGGATCGGCCGGACGCCAGGCGCCCGGTATTCTGGCACACACTAACTGGCCGTCTGGCTGCATGACGGGCTTGTACAAGGGGTTTAGTGTATGGCGCTTGCGCTGATCATCGCCTTACCATTTTTAGGCATCTTTCTACCGTTGCTGGCTGACCGCATGGGGCGCTCGCTCTGTGCGCTGGCAGCCGCGATCGGGCCTGCAGCGGCGCTCGTGCTGCTCTGGCTACAGCAGCCGGCGGTGTTCGCTGGCGAGGTACGGATCGTCCGCTATCCGTGGCTGTCGGACCTCGGCCTGGACCTGAGCCTGCGCCTCGACGGCCTGGGTTTCCTGTTCGCCCTGATGATTCTCGGCATCGGTTTGCTGGTGATCCTCTACGCCCGTTATTACCTGGGCAAGCAGGAGCCGATGGGGCGCTTCTTCGCCTATCTGCTGCTGTTCATGGGCGCCATGCTGGGCGTGGTGTTCTCGGAAAACATGCTGCTGATGATGGTGTTCTGGGAACTGACCAGCCTGTCGTCGTTCCTGCTGATCGGCTTCTGGAGTGGCAGTTCGGACGCACGTCGCGGCTCGCGCATGGCCCTGACCGTCACCGGCGGCGGTGGCCTGGCCCTGCTGGCAGGCATCCTGCTGCTTGGCAATATCGCTGGCAGCTTCGAGCTGACCCAGGTGCTGGCAGCTGGCGATGTGATCCGCAATCACGCCCTGTACCCGATTACCCTGATCCTGATTCTGCTGGGCGTCTTCACCAAGTCCGCGCAATTTCCCTTCCATTTCTGGCTGCCGCAGGCCATGTCGGCACCCACGCCGGTGTCGGCCTATCTGCACTCGGCGACCATGGTCAAGGCTGGCGTGTTCCTGCTGGCGCGCTTTTACCCGGTGCTGGCAGGCACGGAGTGGTGGTTCTATCTGGTCAGCGTGACCGGCATGGCGACGCTGCTGTTCGGCGCTGGCATGGCATTGTTCCAGCACGATCTCAAGGGGCTGCTGGCCTATTCGACCATCAGCCACCTGGGCCTGATCACCCTGCTGTTCGGCTTCAACTCTGATCTGTCCTCGGTCGCGGCGGTGTTCCACATTATCAACCACGCCACCTTCAAGGCTTCGCTGTTCATGGCCGCCGGTATCATCGACCATGAAACCGGAAGCCGCGACATGCGGCGTATCGCCGGGCTCTGGAAATACATGCCGCACACCGCCGTGCTGGCCATGGTCGCGGCCTCGGCAATGGCCGGGGTGCCACTGCTGAACGGCTTCCTGAGCAAGGAAATGTTCTTCACCGAGACGCTCAATCAGGATCTGCTCGGCATCTTCAGCTGGATGATTCCCGCCGCGGCTACGCTCGCCGGGGTGTTCTCGGTCGCTTACTCGTTGCGTTTCATTCACGACGTGTTCTTCAACGGCGAGCCGAAGGACCTGCCCAAGTATCCGCCCCACGAGCCGCCGCGCTACATGAAGATCCCGGTGGAAGTGCTGGTCTTCCTCTGTCTGCTGGTGGGCATGCTGCCGGCCTATACCGTGGCGCCGCTGCTGGCCTCGGCGGCCTCGGCGACTCTGGGGGGCGAAGTACCTTATTACAGCCTGTCGATCTGGCATGGCTTCAACCTGCCGCTGGGCATGAGCGTGATCGCCCTGGTGGGCGGGATCATCGTCTACGCCTGCCGCGAGCCGCTGTTCCGTTGGTACAACGGCATGCCGGAGGTGGACGCCAAGGAGATGTTCGAGCTGCTCAACAGCCGTCTGGTGAAGAGTGCGCGCTGGATCACCAGGCTGCTCGAGAGCGGTTCCCAGCAGCGTTACGTGGCGCTGCTGCTGATCAGTGCCCTGGTGCTGATCACCGTCGCGCTGTCGTCGATGGATTCGCTGAGCGGCGAGGTACCCTTATCGCCCCTCGACGGCATCACCGTGCTTGGCATGCTGGTGCTGTGCGTGATGGCCGTGCTCACCGTGGTGTTCCACCGCAACCGCCTCAAGGCGCTGATGACCCTGAGCTGTGCCGGGCTGATGGTGGCCCTGGCGTTCGCCCGTTATTCCGCGCCGGACCTGGCGCTGACCCAGCTATCCGTAGAGGTGGTGACCATCATCCTGCTGGTGCTGGCGCTGTTCTTCATGCCCGATCGCACGCCGATGGAGTCCAGCAGCCTGCGTGGCCTGCGTGACGTGCTGCTGGCCGGTGGTAGCGGGATCGCCGTCGCGCTGCTGGCTTACGCGGTGATGACGCGCCCCTACGACAGCATTGCCTCTTTCTTCCTCGAGAACAGCGTCAGTGGGGGGGGCGGTACCAACGTGGTCAACGTGATCCTGGTCGACTTCCGCGGTTTCGATACCTTGGGCGAGATCAGCGTGCTGGCCATCGCCGCGATCGGCATCTATGGCCTGCTCGCCGGGCTGCACCTGCCTCATCCGCTCACCGACCCGAATGGCAAGCCCTGGTCGCGCGACAGCCACCCGATGATCCTCGACAGCATCGCCCGGGTGCTGCTGCCCATGGCCCTGCTGGTGTCGGCGTTCATCTTCGTGCGCGGGCACAACCTGCCGGGTGGTGGCTTCATCGCCGGTCTGATCACCGCGATCGCCCTGATCCTGCAGTACGTGGCCCACGGCGTTGAATGGACGCAGAGGCGCATGCCCTGGAGTTACCACAGTATCGCCGGTCTTGGTGTGATGATCGCCGCGCTCACCGGCCTCGGCAGCCTGGCTTTCGGCGCGCCGTTCCTGACTTCGGCTTTCGACCATTTCCATCTGCCGGTGATCGGTGAGTTCGAGTTGGCGACCGCGCTGCTGTTCGACCTTGGTGTGTACCTGGCCGTGGTCGGCTCGACGTTGCTGATCCTGTCCAACATCGGTCACGTTAGTCAGGACGAATCGAGCAAGGAGGTACTCTGATGGAAGCGCTATTCGCCATTACTCTGGGCGTGCTGGCTGCCAGCGGTGTGTACCTGCTGATGCGCGCACGTATTTATCCGGTGGTCATGGGCCTTACCCTGATCTCCTACGCGGTCAACCTGTTCCTGTTCGCCATGGGCCGTCTCGGCACCGGCGTGCCTGCGGTGATCGGCAAGAGCAGCGAACACGGCGACCCGATTCCCCAGGCGCTGGTGCTCACCGCCATCGTCATCGGCTTCGCCATGACCGCCTTCGTCGTGGTGCTGTCGCTGCGTGCGCTGGGCGAGCTGCGTACCGACCATGTCGATGGTGAGGAGCCGCGCTGATGAATCATGCGTTGATCCTGCCCATCCTCATCCCGCTGTTCACCGGTAGCCTGCTGCTGATTCGCTCGCAGCTGTCGCTGACCGCCAAGCGCTGGATTTCCCTGCTGGCCACCTGGGCCCTGGTGCCACTGAGCGCCTGGCTGGTACTGCAGGCTGACTCCGGTGCCTTGCAGATCTATGCCTTGGGCAACTGGCAGCCGCCATTCGGCATCGTGCTGCTGCTCGACCGGCTGGCGGCAATGATGCTGCTGGTCACCGCCGTGCTGGCCAGCTTCGCCATGCTCTATGCGGTGCGCGGCGATGACGAGCGCGGGTCGAACTTCCACGCCCTGATGCAATTCCAGTTGCTGGGTATCAATGGTGCGTTTCTTACCGGCGATCTGTTCAACCTGTTCGTGTTCTTCGAGATCCTGCTGATCGCGTCCTACTCGCTGCTGGTCTACGGCGGTGGCCCGAAGCGGATCAAAGCCGGCATGCACTACGTGGTGCTCAACCTGGTGGCCTCGTCGTTCTTCCTGATCGGCGTGGGCATGCTCTATGGCCTGCTCGGCACGCTGAACATCGCCGACCTGGCACTCAAGGTGTCCGAAGCCGATGCCGACCGCCAGCCACTGCTCGCTGCTGCCGGTTACCTGCTGTTGATCGTGTTCGGCCTCAAGGGCGCCATCCTGCCGCTGTATTTCTGGTTGCCCAACGCCTATGCCGCGGCTACGGCGCCGGTGGCCGCTCTGTTCGCGATCATGACCAAGGTCGGTCTGTATGCGGTGATCCGCGTCTTTACCCTGGTGTTCGGCAGCGAGGCGGGCGAGCTGGCCCACCTGATCGACTACCTGCTCTGGCCGCTGGCGGCCCTGACCCTACTGGCCGGCGTTGTCGGCGCCCTGGCCGCACGCAGCCTCGGCCGCTTGATCGGCTACCTGGTGATCGTGTCGGTCGGCACTCTGCTGGCGGGTGTCGCCATGGGTACGGTGCAGAGCATCGGTGCCGCGCTCTACTACCTGATACACAGCACCTGGGTGTGTGGCGGTTTGTTCCTGCTCGCCGACCTGCTGGCCCGCCAACGCGGCGAGATCGGCTTGCGGCTACGCAAAGGTCCGCAGTTGCTGCAGCCGAAACTGCTCGGCGGGCTGTTCTTCATCGGTGCCATTTCCGTCGCCGGCCTGCCGCCTTTCTCCGGGTTCCTCGGTAAGCTGATGCTGTTGCGCTCGGTAGAAACCGGTATGCAGACGCTGGTGCTCTGGCCGGTCGTGCTGGTCGGTGGCTTGGGTATGGTGATCGCTCTGGTACGTGCAGGCAGCACGCTGTTCTGGCGCTGCACCGGCGAGACGGCACCGGCCGCCGAGTTCGACCGGATTCGCGCCCTGGCGGCCATCGGCCTTCTGGCTGGCGGCCCGCTGCTGGTGATCGCCGCGCAGCCGATCCATGAGTATGTCCTGGCCGTCGCCCAGCAGTTGCTGGATGTCGATAGCTACCTGCAGATCGTCCGCGGAGGTGATGCATGAGCCGATCCCGATGGTTGCCCCATCCCATGCTGACTGTGCTGCTGACGATCATCTGGTTGTTGATGGTCAACGCCCCCAGCTTCGGTCACTTGCTGCTTGGCGCCTTTCTTGGCTGGGGCATCGCTTTTCTGTGCCAGGGCTTCATGCTCGACGTGCCGCGCTTGCGCCGCCCGCTGCTGCTGTGCCGCTACCTGCTGATGGTGCTCTGGGACATCGTGGTCGCCAACCTGCACGTCGCGCGGCTGGTGCTGGGCCCAACACGCAAGTTGCGACCGGCATTCGTCGAGGTGCCGATGGCCATCGAAAACGAATTCATGCTGTCGGTGCTCGCTTGCATCCTGTCGCTGACGCCGGGAACCGTTTCCTCGGGCCTGAGCAACGATCACAAGACCCTGCTGCTGCATGGTCTTGATGTACCCGACGAGCAGGAGCTGATTACCGAGCTCAAGTCGCGCTACGAAGCCCCGCTGATGGAGATTTTCGAATGCTCGCGTATGTAATTCCCTTTTGCATGACCCTGATGGGCGTTGCCGTGACGCTCAACGTGATTCGCCTGGTGCGCGGCCCGGATATGCCGGATCGTGTGCTTGCTCTGGATACGCTGTACATCAATGCCCTGGCATTGATCGTGGTATTCGGTATCTGGCTGAAGTCGGATCTGTTTTTCGAGGCGGCGCTGCTGATCGCCGTCATGGGTTTCGTCGGTACCGTCGCGGTGGGGAAACACCTGCTGCACGGCGAGATCATCGACTGAGGAGCGTATTGTCATGCCATTCTGGATCGAAGCATTGGTGGCGTTTTTTCTGCTGGTCGGCTGCTCGTTTGCGCTGATCGGCGCCATTGGCCTGTACCGCCTGCCGGACTTCTTCACTCGCCTGCACGGCCCGACCAAAGCCACCACGCTGGGCGTCGGCAGCATGGTGGTGGCGTCGATGATCTTCTTCGGTAGCCATGAAGAGGGGCTGAGCTTCCATGAGCTGCTGATCACCCTGTTCCTGTTCATCACCGCCCCGGTCAGTGCGCACATGCTCGCCAAGGCGGCGATGCAGCAGAAGGTCAAACTGGTACGTCGCACCCGTGGGCGGCCCTGGGAGTCCTGAACTGGGCTGCCGGTTTGCCGCCTGACTGTGCCTGTCGGCGGCTCTGCATCACTTCTACACTGCGTCAGTCCTGATCCCGAACGAGGCCTGGCAGATGCAGTGGCAAATACGCGCGGCGACCGCCGCTGACATCCAAGCGCTTTGTGCGCTGATCTTCGAACACGGCCCTAACCCGTGGAATCACCTACCGCGCGCCGAGGTGACTGCCCATTTGCATGGCATCGCCGATGGCAGCACGCGCGCGCTGCTGGCGGAGGGCGAGGGTGGGTTGCTGGGGTTCGTCAGCCACGTGCGTACCACCTGGTTCCACGAGTATCAGCCCCTGGGCAGAGGCGATGACGAGCACGCTTATATCTGCGAGGCGGTGACCCACCGTGACATGGCAGGGCGCGGGCTGGGTTCGGCGTTACTGCGCCAGGTGGTGACGGATATCCGCAGCGAGGGCATCAGCGATATCTATATCGACCGCCATGAGGAGAACGCCGCTTCGGCGGGCATGATGCGCAAGGCCGGATTCGTCGAGATCACCCGTTACGATGATCCCGAGCGCCGGCCCAATGGCTCGCGGCGTACCAGCTTGTGCCGCTGGCAGCCGGATTAGCCGGCCAGTAGCGCCCGTGCCACGCCCTCGGCAACGCGGATACCGTCGACACCGGCGGAGAGAATGCCGCCGGCGTAACCGGCACCTTCGCCAGCCGGGAACAGGCCGCGCACGTTGAGGCTCTGCAGGTCTTCACCGCGGGTGATGCGCAGCGGCGACGAGGTACGGGTTTCGATGCCGGTAAGCACCGCATCGTGCAGGTCGAAGCCCCTGATCTGCTTGCCGAAGGCCGGCAGGGCCTCGCGGATCGCCTCGATGGCGAAGTCCGGCAGGGCCGCTGCCAGATCGCCCAGCTTGATCGCCGGCTTGTAGGACGGCTCGACGCTGCCCAGGGCTTCGCTCGGCTTGCCAGCGATGAAGTCGCCCACCAGCTGACCCGGTGCTTCGTAGTTGCTGCCGCCCAGCACGTAG encodes:
- a CDS encoding monovalent cation/H+ antiporter subunit D gives rise to the protein MNHALILPILIPLFTGSLLLIRSQLSLTAKRWISLLATWALVPLSAWLVLQADSGALQIYALGNWQPPFGIVLLLDRLAAMMLLVTAVLASFAMLYAVRGDDERGSNFHALMQFQLLGINGAFLTGDLFNLFVFFEILLIASYSLLVYGGGPKRIKAGMHYVVLNLVASSFFLIGVGMLYGLLGTLNIADLALKVSEADADRQPLLAAAGYLLLIVFGLKGAILPLYFWLPNAYAAATAPVAALFAIMTKVGLYAVIRVFTLVFGSEAGELAHLIDYLLWPLAALTLLAGVVGALAARSLGRLIGYLVIVSVGTLLAGVAMGTVQSIGAALYYLIHSTWVCGGLFLLADLLARQRGEIGLRLRKGPQLLQPKLLGGLFFIGAISVAGLPPFSGFLGKLMLLRSVETGMQTLVLWPVVLVGGLGMVIALVRAGSTLFWRCTGETAPAAEFDRIRALAAIGLLAGGPLLVIAAQPIHEYVLAVAQQLLDVDSYLQIVRGGDA
- a CDS encoding Na+/H+ antiporter subunit E, whose translation is MSRSRWLPHPMLTVLLTIIWLLMVNAPSFGHLLLGAFLGWGIAFLCQGFMLDVPRLRRPLLLCRYLLMVLWDIVVANLHVARLVLGPTRKLRPAFVEVPMAIENEFMLSVLACILSLTPGTVSSGLSNDHKTLLLHGLDVPDEQELITELKSRYEAPLMEIFECSRM
- a CDS encoding Na+/H+ antiporter subunit C, whose amino-acid sequence is MEALFAITLGVLAASGVYLLMRARIYPVVMGLTLISYAVNLFLFAMGRLGTGVPAVIGKSSEHGDPIPQALVLTAIVIGFAMTAFVVVLSLRALGELRTDHVDGEEPR
- a CDS encoding Na+/H+ antiporter subunit G, producing MPFWIEALVAFFLLVGCSFALIGAIGLYRLPDFFTRLHGPTKATTLGVGSMVVASMIFFGSHEEGLSFHELLITLFLFITAPVSAHMLAKAAMQQKVKLVRRTRGRPWES
- a CDS encoding K+/H+ antiporter subunit F translates to MLAYVIPFCMTLMGVAVTLNVIRLVRGPDMPDRVLALDTLYINALALIVVFGIWLKSDLFFEAALLIAVMGFVGTVAVGKHLLHGEIID
- a CDS encoding outer membrane lipoprotein, which codes for MHKPGIFVVLFAAATLTLGGCASSLTGDSYSRDEARAVQTVRMGTIESLRPVKIEGTKTPIGGGAGAVIGGVAGSGVGGGRGSAVAAVIGAVAGGLLGAAAEEGITRTQGVEITVREDDGSMRAYVQAVEENQIFRVGERVRIMTVNGTSRVTN
- a CDS encoding glycerate kinase, with the translated sequence MKIVIAPDSFKESLSAPDVAQAIARGWLAVYPDAEIALCPMADGGEGTVDAVLAATGGERRELRVQGPLATPVQAHWGWLGDGTAVIEMAAASGLHWVPSAQRDARVTSSYGTGELIRAALDAGATRIILGLGGSATNDGGSGLLRALGARFLDAGGNELRPGGAALATLQRVDLSALDPRLQDVQVDVAADVDNPLCGPHGASAVFGPQKGASPEQVKELDAALARLAEVVGEALGEDFSAFPGVGAAGGLGFAAKAFFGARFRPGIELVAELSGLAEAVKGADLVITGEGRLDAQSLHGKTPVGVARVAQAQGVPVIALAGSLGEGYQQVREAGIEAAFSLAPGPITLEHACANAAQELQARAADLARFWRLAQAARR
- a CDS encoding GntP family permease, encoding MALVLILVALIAFIVVSTTRLKLHPFLALLIAAIVAGFAYQLPHQDILKTVATGFGGILGNIGVVIVLGTIIGVILERSGAAITLAETVIKLLGERFPTLTMSIIGYIVSIPVFCDSGYIILNSLKNALAARMKVSMVAMSVALATGLYATHTFVPPTPGPIAAAGNLGLESSLGLVIAVGLFVAMVSALAGLLWANRFIGKDIALEDDGTPMPGAEDFEALKAQYGKLPSATQAFAPILVPIVLICLGSVSVFPSRPLGDGTLQAVLSFLGQPVVALLVGLVLACTLLRGNGKRQQLHDRVTDGILSAAPIILITGAGGAFGAVLSASPLGAYLGSTLSALGIGLFMPFLVAAALKTAQGSTTVAMVTTSAMVAPLLGQIGLDSEMGRVLTVLAIGAGGMTVSHANDSYFWVVTQFSRMPVAVAYRAQTMATLIQGVVGITTVWLLSLVLL
- a CDS encoding monovalent cation/H+ antiporter subunit A, whose amino-acid sequence is MALALIIALPFLGIFLPLLADRMGRSLCALAAAIGPAAALVLLWLQQPAVFAGEVRIVRYPWLSDLGLDLSLRLDGLGFLFALMILGIGLLVILYARYYLGKQEPMGRFFAYLLLFMGAMLGVVFSENMLLMMVFWELTSLSSFLLIGFWSGSSDARRGSRMALTVTGGGGLALLAGILLLGNIAGSFELTQVLAAGDVIRNHALYPITLILILLGVFTKSAQFPFHFWLPQAMSAPTPVSAYLHSATMVKAGVFLLARFYPVLAGTEWWFYLVSVTGMATLLFGAGMALFQHDLKGLLAYSTISHLGLITLLFGFNSDLSSVAAVFHIINHATFKASLFMAAGIIDHETGSRDMRRIAGLWKYMPHTAVLAMVAASAMAGVPLLNGFLSKEMFFTETLNQDLLGIFSWMIPAAATLAGVFSVAYSLRFIHDVFFNGEPKDLPKYPPHEPPRYMKIPVEVLVFLCLLVGMLPAYTVAPLLASAASATLGGEVPYYSLSIWHGFNLPLGMSVIALVGGIIVYACREPLFRWYNGMPEVDAKEMFELLNSRLVKSARWITRLLESGSQQRYVALLLISALVLITVALSSMDSLSGEVPLSPLDGITVLGMLVLCVMAVLTVVFHRNRLKALMTLSCAGLMVALAFARYSAPDLALTQLSVEVVTIILLVLALFFMPDRTPMESSSLRGLRDVLLAGGSGIAVALLAYAVMTRPYDSIASFFLENSVSGGGGTNVVNVILVDFRGFDTLGEISVLAIAAIGIYGLLAGLHLPHPLTDPNGKPWSRDSHPMILDSIARVLLPMALLVSAFIFVRGHNLPGGGFIAGLITAIALILQYVAHGVEWTQRRMPWSYHSIAGLGVMIAALTGLGSLAFGAPFLTSAFDHFHLPVIGEFELATALLFDLGVYLAVVGSTLLILSNIGHVSQDESSKEVL
- a CDS encoding GNAT family N-acetyltransferase translates to MQWQIRAATAADIQALCALIFEHGPNPWNHLPRAEVTAHLHGIADGSTRALLAEGEGGLLGFVSHVRTTWFHEYQPLGRGDDEHAYICEAVTHRDMAGRGLGSALLRQVVTDIRSEGISDIYIDRHEENAASAGMMRKAGFVEITRYDDPERRPNGSRRTSLCRWQPD